The window TCGCGGATTCGATGCCGGCGCGGCGCAGCAAGATCGCGGTGACGGGGCCGGCGATGCCGGCGCCGATGATCAGGGCCTTGCGGGGACGATGAGGCATTGGCTTGCTCCCGACGTTTCCGTAATGCTAGGAGGAATTACGGTTGCTAAATCTCTTAGTTACTAAGATATATTCTGGCTAAGATATGAGGTGAGCCTTGTCAAGGACAAAGGCGCGCGCGGCGTTGTTGGGGGAATTGGAAGAGGCGATGCGGCGGTCGTCGGCGCAGGGCGTGCTCTACGGTCAGACCGTTGCCAACGTTGCCGGAATTGCCAATTCCGACCTCGAATGCATGGACATCCTGTACCTCGAGGGCCGCGTCACTGCTGGCCGGCTCGCGGAGGTCACGGGGCTGACGACTGGCGCCATCACTGGTGTGGTTGATCGGCTCGAGAAGGCCGGACTCGTGCGCCGCGAGCGGGACGAGACCGATCGCCGCAAGGTCTACATTGGCGTCGTGCCGGAGACGGCTATGAAGATCGGCCAGCTCTACGTGCCGATGCAGCAGGCGATGGAGAAGGTGTTCAATGCCTATTCCGACGAGGAGCTGCGGCTGCTGCTGCGCTTCGCCAATGAGGGCTACAAGGGTGTGCTCGCTGCGACCGCGGCGCTGAAGGGCCTGCTCGATACGCCGCCGGAAAAGCGACCCGATCTCAAGCTGAAGAAGCTTCGTCGGAAGACTTGATCTTATAGATCTGCGCGGCCGCGATCATGCCCCACATCGCGCCCAGCATCATCCAGAAGTGGCGCCAGTGATCGGTGTCGATCACGAAGCTCTCGCCGACGGTGCCGACGAAGGCCGAGAACACCGCGAGATAAGCGCGCTGCCAGGGTACGCGGACGAAGATGTGGCGAAATCCCATGATCACGGTGGTGAAGACCAGCGCCGGATAGCACGCGCCGGAGAGCCAGCCCCCGGACATGAAGGCGTTCAGATAGGAATTGTGGGTGTCCTCGGGGAAGAAGCGGTGGAATTGCAGCGGCCCGATGCCGAACGGCAGATCGAGCGCCATCTCCGCCCCGAGGATGTGACGGCCGAACCGACCAAAACGGCCCTCGTCATAGCTCTGGTCGAAGCTCGCGCGCTGCTTGAACATCTCGGCGATGGAATCGAACGACAGCAGCACCGCGATAAGTGCCAGCCCCAGCACCACAGCGACGATGGACATGATGATGATGCGCGAGCGCTGCGCGTTGGTGCGGCTGGTCAGGACCATCAGCACCAGCATGAAGGCGGAGGTCAGGACCAGTCCACCCCAGGCGGCGCGGGAGAAGGCGAGCAGGATCGCCAGCGACATGATGCCGAAGGCGATGACGTTGCGGGACGCCTTGAGGAGCTTGTCCGAGACGACGCTCTGGAGCGCAAACAGCGCCGGCAGGATCAGGAAGGCGCCGAGCACGTTCGGGTCCTTGAACGTGCCGCGTGCGCGCTCGTAGAGCGTCAGGAGGTCGTGGCCGCCGGGAACGAGGTTGAAATAGCCGGCGATGGCCGAAAGCGAGGCGACGATCGCGCCGACCACGAGGCCGCGGCGCAGCATGTCGAGCCGCGCCGCCGTGTCTTCGGAGGTGACCATGGCGAAGAACACCACGGTCACCGCCATATACCAGGAGGTCGCGATCCAGCTCGCGACCTCGGATTGGTCGAGTAGCGGAATCGCGCTGATGGTGTAGCCGACATTGAGCAGGACCAGCGCCAGCACCAGCGGCATCAGCACGAGCTTCAGCCGCAGGCCGGTGGCGAAAAACGCGACGGTGGCGAGCAGCGTCACGATCTCGTAGGGGCTCGGCTCGATGAAGACGATCGCGCCGGACGCGCCGACCAGCCACACCAGCGCGCGCTGGAGGGCCAGCACGCCGGGCGCAGCCGGTACGGCTACTGTCATCTCTCCGGCTGTCGCCGCATACGCCATCACGCGCTCATACGCTTTACACTACTCGTACACACAACTTCCGCTGTCATGCCCCGCGAAGGCGGGGTATCCAGTACTCCGCGCTGTCGATGGCGACGTTCGCCGCCGGCGTTTACTGGATCGCCCGGTTAAGCCGGGCGATGACAGCGCGCTTTTTGACGCGATCAACTCAATACGCGTTCTCGTTCTTGGTTAGCAGCGAGACCGGCGTCTTCAGGAGAATGACGAGATCGAACAGCACCGACCAGTTCTCGATGTAATAGAGGTCGAACTCGACGCGCTTCTGGATCTTTTCTTCATTGTCGATCTCGCCGCGCCAGCCGTTGATCTGGGCCCAGCCGGTGATGCCGGGTTTGACGCGGTGGCGGGCGAAATAGCCGTCGACGGCCTCGTCGAACAGGCGGCTCTGGAGCTTGCCCTGCACCGCATGCGGGCGCGGACCGACGAGTGAGAGATTGCCGGAGAAGACCACATTGAACAGCTGCGGCAGCTCGTCGAGGCTGGTCTTGCGGATGAAGCGGCCGACGCGGGTGACGCGCGGATCGTTCTTGGTCACAACCTTTGAGGCGGTCGGGTCGGCTTGATGATGATACATCGAGCGGAATTTGTAGACGTCGATACGCTCATTGTTGAAGCCAAATCGCTTCTGGCGAAACAGGACCGGGCCGGGACTGTCGAGCCTCACCGCCAGCGCCACCAGCGCCATCACCGGGAGGGCTGCGAGCAGCGCGAGGCTGCCGACGACGCGGTCGAACAGCCATTTCATGACCAGATCCCAGTCGGTGATCGGCGCCTCGAACACATCGAGCGTCGGCACCTTGCCGAGATAGGAATAGGACCGGGGACGGAAGCGCAGCTTGTTGGTATGCGCGGAGAGGCGGATGTCGACTGGCAGCACCCAAAGCTTCTTCAGCATCTCCAGGATGCGCGTCTCCGCCGAGATCGGCAACGCGAACAGCACCAGATCGACCCGGGTGCGGCGGGCGAATTCGACGATGTCGTCGACCTTGCCAAGCTTGGGCGCGCCGGCGCAGGTGTCGAGCGCGCGGCTGTCGTTGCGGTCGTCGAACACGCCGAGCACGTGGATATCGGAATCCTCCTGCGCCTTCAGCGCCTCGACCAGTTGCTCGCCGTTGCTGTCGGAGCCGACGATGATGGTGCGGCGATCGAGCCGGCCCTGGCGCGCCCAGCTGCGCACCAGTGAGCGCAAGATAAGGCGCTCGGCGACCAGCGCAGCGAGGCCGAGGAAGTAGAAGGCGGCGAGCCAGAGCCGCGACATGTCGCTGCCGAACTTCGCGAAGAAGGACACGCCGATGAACAGCAGGAAGACGAACGACCAGGACGAGATCATCCGCGTCATTTGCCGGAGCTGCCCGCGGAACAGTTGCACCTGATAGATGTCTGCGGCCTGAAAGCAGACCACCGCAGCAACCGCGACGGCGAGGATCTCCGCGGGGTAGATCCAGCTGAAGCCTATGAGCGGCATGACGTAGCTGACATAGACGGCGATGCCGATCACGCTCTGCAGCGCGAAATCGATCGCGCGCGCAAAGCCGGCGATCACGATCGGCGAATAGGCACGTGCGACTTTCTGGTTGACCACATCGAGTGCGGCCGGCGTCAGCCGGCGACGGCGTTCGACGAAAGCTGTCTCAGCAGGCCTAGCCGCGGCGCTGGTCGCGGCATCGAGCATCGAGCGTGCGTTGAGCGGTTCCACGGGCGTCCACGTCCATTCCAAAGACCCGCGGGCGCGGCTTTGCGCTCCCGGGCAAGCATCCCCCGGCAGTTCGATTATCGGACAAATCGGAAGATTCTCTAAAGCGGTCTTGAGGATGGTTAGTGATTGGTAAATGCGTCGCGATAACCCGCGAGCACGCCGTCGACCATCGCCTGCTGGGAGAAATGCGCCGAGATGCGTTCGCGCAAGGAAGCGGCACGCTGCGCGGTCGCCGCCGCGTGATCGAGCGCGGCCACGATCGCCTCAGCCATGGCTTCGGCGTTGCTGGCCGCGAACAGGGCCGGGCTCTCGGCTCCGAAGATCTCGGGGATGCCGCCGACGCGAGCCGCGATCATGGGGATGCCGGCCGCGCCCGCCTCGATCACCACATAGGGCATCGAATCGCCGCGCGAGGGAACCACCAGCAGCCGTCCCTTGGAAAAGCCGTAGCGCGCCTTGACGTGACCGATGAAGCGGATCGCGCCGGTGAGGCCGAGCCGCTCGACCTGCGCCTTTAGCGCCGCCGTCTCCTCGCCGTCGCCGCCGAGCGTCAGCGTGACTTTCCTGCCGTTCTCGTGCAGCCGCGCCACGGCATCGACCAGGAGGTCGGCGCCCTTGATGTGCCTGAATTCGCCGACATAAGCGAGGTCGGTGGCGTCGTCGGCAATGAGAACGGGCTCGAATTCTTCCGGTGTGACCCCGTTGAAGACGCAATGCACGACGCCCTTGGGCGTGCCGACGATGCGCTGATAGGTGTCGCGGGCAAAGGCGCTTTCGAACAGGAACAGGTCCGTCGCATCCATCAGCGTGCGCTCGAGCCGCGCGTAAAACTCGCCCTTCAGGGTGTTGCGGGGATAGTGCAGCGACCCGCCATGCGGTGTGTAGATTCGAATGGCGTCGTCCGAGCGGCGCCGCATTCGGACGAAGGCGCCGGCCTTGGCGCCGTGGCCGTGCATGACGTCGGGCTTGAGCCAGGCGATCAGGCGCCGCATCCGCAGCCACACCAGAAAGTCTTCTGGTGAGGGTTCGCGGCGGATGGCCAGCCGGTGTACGCCGAGCTTCAGCCGCGGCGCGAGCTCGGCCAGCGCCTTGTCCGCGCGATCGCCGCCGGTGAGGCTATCGGCGAGAATGCCGACATGGTGGCCGCGATCGACCTGGCCATTGGCGAGGTCGAGGATATGGCGAATGATGCCGCCCACGGGAGCGCGTACGGCGTGCAGGATGCGAAGCGGCTGGTCGGGAGAGGGGGGCATGATCTAAACCAGCGCTCGACGGCGAATGCCGAACAAAGTTCTCGAAATATCGAGATGGATTAAGGACCCTCGTGGTTAACAAACGGTGACGAGCGCACATGCACTGCTCGCGAGACGTCGTGATTAACCCAGCGGCAACCTTAATGGAGTGTAATCGCGGCCATTGAGGTAGATGAGTGGCGTTGCCCTGCGGGAGTGTTCGATGCGTTTAGCGTTCTGGCGTGCCGGCAAGGAGAAGGCCGTCGTCGAGCGGGCCGTTTCGAAGGCCAAGCTTGAGGCCAAGCCAAGAGTCGAGGCGAAGCCCGCGTCGATTGCTGCGAGGCAGGCGCCAGCCGATTCCGGTGACATCGATCTGCATGCGCTCGGCGGCGCGCTCGCGCGCAAGCGCGGCTGGATCGTCGTGCCGACGGTGCTGGCGCTGGTTGCGTCCGTCGCAATCGTCAATCTCATCACGCCGCGCTACAAGTCCGAATCGCGCATCCTGATCGACGGTCGCGAGAACGTCTTCCTGCGGCCGAGCAGCGACCGCAGCACCGAGGAACGGCAGGCGCTCGATCCCGAGGCCGTCACCAGCCAGGTGCAACTCGTGCTGTCACGCGACCTCGCGCGCGAGATCATCAAGAAGAACAAGCTTGCGGAGCGGCCCGAGTTCGATCCGGTGCTGCAAGGCATCTCGCCGCTGAAATCTCTCGTGGCGATGGTCGGTATCGGTCGTGATCCATTCTCGATGACGCCGGAAGAGCGCGTGCTTGACGCCTATTA is drawn from Bradyrhizobium diazoefficiens and contains these coding sequences:
- a CDS encoding MarR family transcriptional regulator, which encodes MRRSSAQGVLYGQTVANVAGIANSDLECMDILYLEGRVTAGRLAEVTGLTTGAITGVVDRLEKAGLVRRERDETDRRKVYIGVVPETAMKIGQLYVPMQQAMEKVFNAYSDEELRLLLRFANEGYKGVLAATAALKGLLDTPPEKRPDLKLKKLRRKT
- a CDS encoding O-antigen ligase — protein: MAYAATAGEMTVAVPAAPGVLALQRALVWLVGASGAIVFIEPSPYEIVTLLATVAFFATGLRLKLVLMPLVLALVLLNVGYTISAIPLLDQSEVASWIATSWYMAVTVVFFAMVTSEDTAARLDMLRRGLVVGAIVASLSAIAGYFNLVPGGHDLLTLYERARGTFKDPNVLGAFLILPALFALQSVVSDKLLKASRNVIAFGIMSLAILLAFSRAAWGGLVLTSAFMLVLMVLTSRTNAQRSRIIIMSIVAVVLGLALIAVLLSFDSIAEMFKQRASFDQSYDEGRFGRFGRHILGAEMALDLPFGIGPLQFHRFFPEDTHNSYLNAFMSGGWLSGACYPALVFTTVIMGFRHIFVRVPWQRAYLAVFSAFVGTVGESFVIDTDHWRHFWMMLGAMWGMIAAAQIYKIKSSDEASSA
- a CDS encoding undecaprenyl-phosphate glucose phosphotransferase, which gives rise to MEPLNARSMLDAATSAAARPAETAFVERRRRLTPAALDVVNQKVARAYSPIVIAGFARAIDFALQSVIGIAVYVSYVMPLIGFSWIYPAEILAVAVAAVVCFQAADIYQVQLFRGQLRQMTRMISSWSFVFLLFIGVSFFAKFGSDMSRLWLAAFYFLGLAALVAERLILRSLVRSWARQGRLDRRTIIVGSDSNGEQLVEALKAQEDSDIHVLGVFDDRNDSRALDTCAGAPKLGKVDDIVEFARRTRVDLVLFALPISAETRILEMLKKLWVLPVDIRLSAHTNKLRFRPRSYSYLGKVPTLDVFEAPITDWDLVMKWLFDRVVGSLALLAALPVMALVALAVRLDSPGPVLFRQKRFGFNNERIDVYKFRSMYHHQADPTASKVVTKNDPRVTRVGRFIRKTSLDELPQLFNVVFSGNLSLVGPRPHAVQGKLQSRLFDEAVDGYFARHRVKPGITGWAQINGWRGEIDNEEKIQKRVEFDLYYIENWSVLFDLVILLKTPVSLLTKNENAY
- a CDS encoding glycosyltransferase family 4 protein, which translates into the protein MPPSPDQPLRILHAVRAPVGGIIRHILDLANGQVDRGHHVGILADSLTGGDRADKALAELAPRLKLGVHRLAIRREPSPEDFLVWLRMRRLIAWLKPDVMHGHGAKAGAFVRMRRRSDDAIRIYTPHGGSLHYPRNTLKGEFYARLERTLMDATDLFLFESAFARDTYQRIVGTPKGVVHCVFNGVTPEEFEPVLIADDATDLAYVGEFRHIKGADLLVDAVARLHENGRKVTLTLGGDGEETAALKAQVERLGLTGAIRFIGHVKARYGFSKGRLLVVPSRGDSMPYVVIEAGAAGIPMIAARVGGIPEIFGAESPALFAASNAEAMAEAIVAALDHAAATAQRAASLRERISAHFSQQAMVDGVLAGYRDAFTNH